ATAAATAAGCTATATCCAGAAAGTTCTGAATGTGCACCTCGAGGGTACGGGTACCTTGGCGGAGGCTGACCAGTTGTATTGTTGGGTCCATGCTGAGACTGGTAAACGCTCACCGAAGCTGCTGGATCTGGGTGTGGCGAAGCCTTCTGTAATGAAAcgggactcatggtaagatccatCTGCAAGCTTTGTTACAAaagtaagcgtggtcgtacaggcagggtcaaagcaggggcaaacaggaacagcaagggctaggcagaatcgtggtcaggatacaggcaatgggtcagggctggcagataacAAACGTAAATCCAAAACAGAGCAAAGGGTCCAAAGGGCTGGCAGTAGAGTATTGTAAACGAGGAACAGACAGGATcagaaacaggaagacagacaAGACTCAGGaacgctcagaaatgtaacAACAGTTAACAAGACTTCACCGTGAGGTGGTGTGagtgaaagtcctttatagtcctgttaACGTACTGCAGcagggtgtggtgattagtgatagtgattggtggagtgagtgcaggtgattggcagagaggattatgggtaatgtagtccgggaagtgacaaagaagcagcgtcacggcgtccatctttatttttttttttacagtctacggtgtacagcttgtataacagtgtcaATTTGTTGTCctctcaaaataactcaacacacaacCATTAATGGCTAAACTGCTGGGCACAAAAGTCAGTACACCCCTAAGTATAAATTTCCAAATTGGGCCTAATTAACCATTTTCTCTCcctggtgtcatgtgactcgttagttTTACAAAgtttcaggtgtgttaaatttggtgttattgctctcactctctcatactggtcactggacgttcaacatggcacctcatggcaaagaactctctgaggatctgaaaaaaaagaattgttgctctacataaagatggcgtaggctttcagtttgctgaagacaagcagactaaggacttgatttactggaaccatgtcctgtggtctaaTGAGAccatgagtgctgccggcactggggagctacagttcattgagggaatcATGAATGCCAACATGTACTGTCAAATACTTAAGCAGAGTATGATCTAACGTATTGGATTCCAAcataacgaccccaaacacacctccaagaagaccactgccttgctaaagaagctgagggcaAAGGTGATGGAGTGGCCAAGCATGTATCCAGACCTAAACcatattgagcatctgtggagCGTCCTCAAATGaaaggtggaggagcgcaaggtctctaacatccaccagctccatgatgtcatcatggaggagtggaagaggactccattggcaacctgtgaagcaaaaatgaccaatcgttttgctagatgagacccttattcctcatctggtatcgtttaaaaccctttgaagctgcactgaaactataattttggaaaatgttatttgaaagtgaactaatccattTAGGTAGTgttggaaaataatggtggccacacaaaatattgacacttttttttgggcccaatttggacattttcacttaagGTGTACTCACTCTTGTGGCCagtggtttagacattaatggctgtgttttGAGTTATTTTAGTGGACAGCAAATTGACAGTGTTATACAAgatgtacactcactactttacattgtagcaaagtgtcatttcttcagtgttgtcacatgaaaagatataacatatttacaaaaatgtgaggggtgtactcacttctgtgagatactgtatgttggttatttttatatcattgttttgtatttttttcttctttttttgtcctGCTGTGCTCgcttgcagttgattttgatgcTTAACATATTAACATTTGGATGTCTGTTGCTTTATGGCATTAAATGGGTGttaacatttctttcttttttgcctCAGACCTGATGGCACTGAAAGAGGAGAATGAAGCACTAAATGAAATGGAAGAGAGAGATCAATTTAACAATCATCATGATTTCATTACTGGAGAAAAATCTTTTAGTCGCTCACAGATTGAAAACACTTCCTCAAGAAAAACAGCTCAAAAGGCTGGTACTAGAACTCATTTtatctgccaacagtgtggaaagagtttcagtacAACAGGAAACCTTGAATTCCACATGAAGTTTCACAGTAGAGAGAAGCATTAcacctgctctcagtgtggaaagagtttcaatcatGAAGAACACTTTCAAGGCCACATAAGAATTCACATTATAGAGACGTCACTCACctgtcaacagtgtggaaaaagtttcacaCGAAAAAGGAACCGTGACAGGCATATGAACATTCACTCTGGAGAGAACTCCTACACATGCCTtgagtgtggaaaaagtttcaaacGTAAAGAACACTTTGAAAACCACaaaagaattcacactggagagaagccatttgcctgccaacagtgtggaaaaagtttcagaCTAAAAAAGGACCTTGACAGGCACATGAATATTCACACAGGGGAGAACCCCTACACATGccttcagtgtggaaaaagtttcagaCAAAAAAGGAACCATGCCAGGCACATGATTATTCACTCTGGAGAGAACCCCTACAAAtgccttcagtgtggaaagagtttccaaCAGAAAGGACACTTTGAAGACCATAAAAGAATTCACACTAGAGTTAAACCATTCCTCTGACAACAGTGttgaaagagtttcaatatgaAAGGAAACCTTAAATTTCACATAAGACTTCACTCCTGGGAAAAAAACCCTACAcgtgccctcagtgtggaaattGTTGCAATCAGATAGGACTAGGGTTGGGAACTGAAAACCGGCTCTCATCTGGAACCAGTATTGTTTTAAGCCTGTGTGCACTGATGCACAAGATGTCTGTGATAGCATAAAATAATAGCTTAGCACATTTAACTGTGTAATGCATTCAGGTGACACATCAGATGATTTTTATAAGTCAAACATACAACAGAACAGCAGTTTGAGTAGCCACAGAGACATTGCACAACTTCAATGTTTTCATCCTCACTAATTTTGCACtcaaattgaaattgaaaaagCTTAAGTTTTTGGGTATTAAGATTTGTATGCCTTATAAGATTACCATTGCCCCAAAGTAAACAGATGAAGAAGACATGGCTCTTGAGGAAGTTTTATTCGTCCACATTCTTCACAACTtcccattcttttctcctcttatcGCTAGTAAAGACTTGACTGTGGACCTAACAAAATGGTGCCCCCCATTGTCCAaatatgtcatggatttttttaaatgacgtAAATCTTATTTACATTATTGCTTGTTACAATGAGAGGATTTGCAAGCATGCAGAATTCAGTCAGAATCCActcacttttttttcaaaaacagttttccaatatttttattattgagaAAACTGATCCTAGAACAGCAGTTATATCTTTTAAGTGCAATCAGAAGCAAATAGAAGCTTGTTTACTGCTacagaatacattttttttaaaaagataattgctttttatctcacagttctgacattttctcgcaattgcaagtttatctcaaaattctgacttcataacatGCAATTGGGACTGGATCTTAACTGTAAAATATCAAGCCAAATCATCTGCTCATACTTTAAACTCTTGATCAGTGAAAATATAAGCACAATTATCATAATCTAATCCAGTTCACTTTAAATAAACCTCTTCCTGAACAGGATTTACAGACCTTGGGCTGGTTGCACAAGCTGGACGTACACCCAGTTGTAAGActaagcttaaagggatagttcaccaagaaatgaaaatttgatgtttatctgcttacccccagggcatccaagatgtagttgactgtttcttcagtagaacacaaatgatgatttttaactctaaCCGTTGCAGCCTGTAAGCCATATAATTTGTGTAAATGAGAACTCCAttcagacaaatccaaattaaaccctgcggctcgtgacgacacattgatgtcctaagacacaaaacgatcggtttgtgcgagaaaacgaacagtatttatattgttttttacctctaaaacaccactatgtccaactgccttgagcagcCGGTTGGTGAGGTCAGAAAACACGTCCTGATGacagaagtgatctctcgcacttTGCTTCAATGAGCGCCAGACATCACTTCCACTGTCAGAGCacgttcagacctcactaaccggatgtggagggcagttggacatagtggtgttttaaaggtaaaaattatataaatactattcggtttctcgcacaaaccgatcattatATGCATAGAATTAATACCTGTTGCACCATCTGGGCGTAGCACACATCTGAGACTAAATCTTACGCCTAGTCAAAGGTAGGTGTAAAGTGAGAAGTCTTGacttgtttccatggtgaaaataaagataaataaaaatgttgagatGATAGCGCGTCTTCCGGGTTTTCCGGTGTAAAAGAGTAATGAGAGACCGGACCAATCCGCTAGATGCTAGATGTATAGAATTTATTGAAAGGTTTATTGGTTTAATTTCAGCAGGTTGCATATACTTACCGAATAGCTCAATAATTTTTCTTGTTTCACAATCTGAGTAATATTTTTTCGGCTCAGCAATCTTTTTTTATCTATTTGTTGGAGCCAATAAATTCAAATTGATAACCATAGTAACGCGAACAGCGTCTCAACTAACAGTGCTTTAGAACATGTCGGTGTGTACGCGCATCGTCTACGCTAAGCGTACCTGCACCTAGTCGTAGTTTTAGATGGTGCAACAGGTGTAAATATTCATCAGAAAGCTGGACGTAACTAAGTCCAGCGTAGAGCTTACACCCAACTTTTTTTTACGTCCAGCTGCTGCAACCAACCCCTGATGCTCTGACAACTCTGAGAAAAGATGAAAACAAGGATTGAGTCAAATCATCATGAGTTCAATCCAGATCACTCAGAAATATATTAGGAATGAAAGAAGGAAAACTGTAAGCTGAACTCTGAACTCAGTCCAGATGAATCACATCATTACtgtaaatgtcagaattgctGGAGTTTCTGTTCAGTGGTTCATGCTGCTTGAAAGTATCCTGACATGATAAACCATGTTTTTCTACATGAACTGTGGTAATGCCATGCTCTGAATTCATCATTTAGTGTTGTGGAGAataatgtcagtgtttttcttCCTATATCTGTCATGTGATCGTCCCGCTGCTGCTCTCAGTGCTGTAATGAACACAAATAATTcaatatattacagtttttctccattggtttgactcatttcttgaaacagaaattacattctcaAAACAACATGGACAAACCTCCAAACCACTTGGCAATTGTTCACAACAGAATTgattttctcattcatttcatcAAAATTGCAAATGTCTAAGTACATGTCTCAGTGTCTCAGTACATCTTTGCAAATGATTAAGTACAGGTAGCCTACATTTAGCACAATTTCCAAGTGAATAGATCTTGTTGATCTAAACCGATTGTTGATTCTCAGTCTAATGGTTGTTCACTCCAAAACGTGTCAGCGTCATTTCATTGTATAAGTCGTCACATGCACAATAGTCTGTTCAATTGTCAAAATTAGTCAAGAACATAATACCATGAATACCATATATGAATCCTTGGAATATTTGATAAATTTATTACAGCAATTAACAGTCAGGAGAAACTAGAACTTGACTAACATGTAAAATGTAAGTCAGTTTCTGGTTGCCCATCACAACCTTTTTACAATTAAGCAGTGGTTATCAAAATTTTTTGGCTTCAGTACCCACTTTACCTGATTTGTGTATCCAGGTAATCCAGGTATGAAAGTATTTGATTTATCTGACTTCAACATTTTGCCTAAAAACTGCAATTATCATTATAATCCTTATTTTGAAGTATATAacatacaaaaagaaaaagggTCAAAGAGCTGCAATTAGTGCCTCTCATGTAAATCTATCTAATACTGTGGGTTTTACTGTAACATTTCAGTAAGTCTAGTCATTGATGATTTCCCCCTCCCCTTTCTGTCAAATACCCCCTGTAGTACCTCTGCTTAGGGGTACATGTACGCCAGGTTTGGAACCACTGGAGTAGTGGCCAGTAGTATATTGAACTTGTGGAGAACATAGAACATTCCTATGTAATTGTCTGTAACTGTAGCGTATGACTCTTCTGTATGACggatttgatgttttattttttaacgctATTGTAGAGAATAATGGCATTGGAAGGAAACAAGCGACCAGTGAAGAACTGTTGTTTGTGAAACTCCAGCTTTATTTACAGCACTGTAGGCTGCGTataattttcattgttttttgtttgtgtttttacattacagtatattatgctgtatacattttatttttgtgaatgaTAATGGTTACAATTTCCTTGGCAGTATGAGTGCAGTGTGTGATGTCAAACCTTGGAGGCTATCTTACCCTAAAatcctatttctttttttcagttttatacaCAATTGTATTCTGTTAGCTAGacaaaaaaacagtacagtAACCATTGTCAATGAAGGACTGGACTAAGACTGAAAGGTGGACATGAGGGATATTTCACTGGTCCTCTGCCATAGtgacaaaacatctaaacattttgaCTTGCAGTGCTTACACAATGCCAAAGGGACGAAGCATTTTGGGGGCACTGACTGTTTAAATGAGAAGGAAATTTAATTTTGACACATGAGTGAACAGTTTTGGGAAAGGTATGAGCTTTTGCAAGTAAGCTATAGTGTTGTGCTGAACTGTAAGATGATCTTAGAGTTTtgagaatgtaatttctgtttcaagaaatgagccaaaccaatagagaaaaactgtaatatactTAACTTTCATCAGAGCAGAGAGAGTCAATGATGAAGTGTTTCAATAGAGGGCGTCAAACACTCTCATGAGCTTCTGCATCGAGCAGCACATTCATAGACGAGCGACCTATGCAAGTTATAGATGACCTTTCATCTTCCTGAAAGATGAGCCAATCTATCTCGATTATGACCTTGTCAGTATTTCTACATTAAATAAAAACCTACTGTTCCTGCAAggcttaatttaatttctgtctCTGTTCTGTTTTTGTCCTATTGTCTAAGACATGCACTAACATGTATTTTAAACTTGTAACCCACATTTGTATTTGAA
Above is a genomic segment from Megalobrama amblycephala isolate DHTTF-2021 linkage group LG14, ASM1881202v1, whole genome shotgun sequence containing:
- the LOC125245277 gene encoding gastrula zinc finger protein XlCGF7.1-like isoform X1, which codes for MEFIKEESEDMRIEATFTVKQEETEEQTDLMALKEENEALNEMEERDQFNNHHDFITGEKSFSRSQIENTSSRKTAQKAGTRTHFICQQCGKSFSTTGNLEFHMKFHSREKHYTCSQCGKSFNHEEHFQGHIRIHIIETSLTCQQCGKSFTRKRNRDRHMNIHSGENSYTCLECGKSFKRKEHFENHKRIHTGEKPFACQQCGKSFRLKKDLDRHMNIHTGENPYTCLQCGKSFRQKRNHARHMIIHSGENPYKCLQCGKSFQQKGHFEDHKRIHTRVKPFL
- the LOC125245277 gene encoding gastrula zinc finger protein XlCGF7.1-like isoform X2; this encodes MALKEENEALNEMEERDQFNNHHDFITGEKSFSRSQIENTSSRKTAQKAGTRTHFICQQCGKSFSTTGNLEFHMKFHSREKHYTCSQCGKSFNHEEHFQGHIRIHIIETSLTCQQCGKSFTRKRNRDRHMNIHSGENSYTCLECGKSFKRKEHFENHKRIHTGEKPFACQQCGKSFRLKKDLDRHMNIHTGENPYTCLQCGKSFRQKRNHARHMIIHSGENPYKCLQCGKSFQQKGHFEDHKRIHTRVKPFL